One genomic segment of Sminthopsis crassicaudata isolate SCR6 chromosome 2, ASM4859323v1, whole genome shotgun sequence includes these proteins:
- the POU4F3 gene encoding POU domain, class 4, transcription factor 3 produces the protein MMTMNAKQPFTMHPVLQEPKFSSLHSSSEAMRRVCLPAPQLQGNIFGSFDESLLARAEALAAVDIVSHGKNHPFKPDATYHTMSSVPCTSTSSTVPISHPAALTSHPHHSVHQGLDGDLLEHISPTLTVSGIGAPEHSVMPAQIHPHHLGAMGHLHQAMGMGHPHAVSSHNGMPCLSDVESDPRELEAFAERFKQRRIKLGVTQADVGAALANLKIPGVGSLSQSTICRFESLTLSHNNMIALKPVLQAWLEEAEAAYREKNTKPELFNGSERKRKRTSIAAPEKRSLEAYFAIQPRPSSEKIAAIAEKLDLKKNVVRVWFCNQRQKQKRMKYSAVH, from the exons ATGATGACCATGAACGCCAAGCAGCCTTTCACCATGCACCCCGTCCTCCAGGAGCCTAAATTCTCCAGCCTGCACTCCAGTTCAGAGGCCATGCGCCGAGTTTGCCTTCCCGCCCCGCAG CTGCAGGGCAATATATTTGGAAGCTTTGATGAGAGTCTGCTGGCCCGCGCCGAAGCTCTGGCGGCTGTCGATATTGTCTCCCACGGCAAGAACCATCCTTTCAAGCCCGACGCGACCTACCATACCATGAGCAGTGTGCCCTGCACTTCTACCTCGTCCACAGTGCCCATCTCCCACCCGGCGGCGCTCACCTCGCACCCCCACCACTCGGTGCACCAGGGCCTGGATGGGGACCTCCTGGAGCACATCTCGCCCACGCTGACAGTGAGCGGCATCGGGGCGCCCGAGCACTCCGTGATGCCGGCGCAGATCCACCCCCACCACTTGGGAGCCATGGGCCACCTGCACCAGGCCATGGGCATGGGCCATCCCCACGCCGTCTCCTCCCACAACGGCATGCCCTGCCTGAGCGACGTGGAGTCCGATCCCCGCGAGCTGGAAGCCTTCGCCGAGCGCTTCAAGCAGCGTCGCATCAAACTGGGGGTGACCCAGGCGGACGTCGGCGCGGCGCTGGCCAACCTCAAGATCCCCGGCGTCGGCTCGCTGAGCCAGAGCACCATATGCAGGTTCGAGTCCCTCACCCTGTCCCACAACAACATGATAGCCCTCAAGCCGGTCCTGCAGGCCTGGCTAGAGGAGGCGGAGGCTGCCTACCGAGAGAAGAACACCAAGCCCGAGCTCTTCAACGGCAGCGAGAGGAAGCGCAAGCGCACGTCCATCGCGGCGCCCGAGAAGCGCTCCCTAGAAGCTTATTTCGCGATCCAGCCTCGACCCTCCTCCGAGAAGATCGCAGCCATAGCGGAGAAATTGGACCTCAAAAAGAACGTGGTGCGGGTCTGGTTCTGCAaccagagacagaaacagaaacgaATGAAATACTCGGCCGTCCACTGA